Proteins encoded in a region of the Treponema sp. J25 genome:
- a CDS encoding bile acid:sodium symporter family protein, with protein sequence MFHYREDGMPVRYYFNRWNELMERSMPLLTPGGVILGLVFPSFFVGLRPAIPYLFGCMTFSGAIKLQGRELAAVFRTPRSLLLFFVGAHLLMPLLSFLVGSLGNPDEPAFTAGFVLLFSIPTAVSGFIWNTIFRGNGALSLSLIVLDTLLAPLVVPRTVALLMGTSVVIDMRGLTLSLISMVVIPTILGVLAHELSRGEVPRLVGPYLNPFAKLFLVLVVAANSAAVAPSLKVTDPAVYRIAFLALVLGFCGFWLGRFLARRGKLPEDQQRTLVFSVGLRNISAAATLAIAFFPEKAALPAIIGMVFQQSMASVAGRFLLGKPTAFSDSSAEGQDPIRSVSTHNNP encoded by the coding sequence GTGTTTCATTATCGAGAGGATGGGATGCCTGTTCGTTATTACTTTAATCGATGGAATGAGCTTATGGAAAGGAGCATGCCTCTTTTAACCCCCGGAGGTGTGATCCTTGGCCTGGTGTTCCCATCCTTTTTTGTTGGGCTGCGCCCGGCAATTCCCTATCTTTTTGGCTGTATGACCTTTTCTGGGGCCATAAAACTCCAGGGGCGGGAACTGGCAGCGGTCTTTCGTACCCCCCGTTCCCTGCTTCTCTTTTTTGTGGGGGCCCATCTGCTGATGCCCCTTCTCAGTTTCCTGGTGGGATCCCTGGGCAATCCTGATGAACCGGCGTTTACTGCGGGGTTTGTACTTCTCTTTTCGATTCCTACGGCCGTTTCCGGATTTATCTGGAATACCATTTTTCGTGGCAATGGGGCCCTTTCGTTAAGTTTGATTGTGCTTGATACCCTTCTTGCTCCCCTCGTGGTTCCTCGAACGGTGGCGCTCCTTATGGGAACTTCGGTGGTGATTGATATGCGGGGGCTTACTCTCTCGCTGATTTCCATGGTGGTGATTCCCACCATCCTCGGGGTGCTTGCCCATGAACTGAGCCGGGGAGAGGTGCCCCGTTTGGTGGGCCCCTACCTGAATCCCTTTGCCAAACTATTTCTTGTCCTGGTGGTGGCCGCCAATAGTGCGGCGGTGGCCCCCTCTCTTAAGGTTACCGATCCCGCAGTGTATCGGATCGCCTTTTTGGCCCTTGTCCTGGGGTTTTGTGGTTTCTGGTTGGGGCGTTTCCTTGCCCGTCGGGGAAAGCTCCCGGAGGATCAACAGAGGACCCTGGTGTTTTCCGTGGGACTGAGGAATATCAGTGCCGCGGCTACCCTGGCAATCGCCTTTTTCCCCGAAAAGGCGGCCCTCCCCGCCATTATTGGTATGGTGTTTCAACAAAGCATGGCATCAGTGGCCGGGCGGTTTCTTCTTGGGAAACCGACAGCCTTTTCTGATAGTTCTGCCGAAGGGCAGGACCCCATACGATCAGTATCTACGCATAATAATCCATGA
- a CDS encoding tagaturonate reductase encodes MKRLCEIQAPVTRPERILQFGEGNFLRAFVDWMVQKINDRGLWNGSVVLVQPIAQGLAPLINQNKGMYTVLLRGIEKGEVVEEVTRIDSVSRCINPYAEYDAYLACAENPDLRFIISNTTEAGIAYQGGCTKDDRPPASFPAKVAQFLYHRWRFFKGDPNKGIVLIPCELIDRNGDTLKRVVLQYAAEWGYEKAFTDWLEKSCAFLNSLVDRIVTGYPKEEAPLLWEKLGYQDELLDTAEPFNLWVIEGDSRYGEELPFHKAGCNVLWVPDMTPYRTRKVRILNGAHTASVLIAYLAGFNTVKEMVDSPVGKAYLERLLYQEVMPLLPLPKEEVEAFAASTLERFANPYIKHRLLDISLNSVSKYKARVLPSLLEAIQAGNSRGTAPAQAAPVLVFSLAALIAFYRGSAMENNALVGKRQGESYPIRDDLPVLEACMSLWQQFERALAAGAPLNKAAEELVQAVLARTDWWGEDLRSYGGLPDAVTAALILILEKGPQAAMEQVAFRGRIG; translated from the coding sequence ATGAAACGGCTATGTGAAATACAGGCCCCTGTTACTCGCCCTGAGCGAATTCTGCAGTTTGGGGAAGGAAATTTCCTGCGGGCCTTTGTAGATTGGATGGTTCAGAAGATAAACGATCGGGGGCTCTGGAATGGTTCGGTGGTATTGGTCCAGCCCATAGCCCAGGGCCTTGCCCCCTTGATCAATCAGAATAAGGGAATGTACACGGTACTTCTGCGGGGTATCGAGAAGGGCGAGGTGGTAGAAGAGGTTACCCGGATCGATTCGGTTTCCCGCTGTATTAATCCCTACGCAGAGTACGACGCATATCTGGCCTGTGCGGAAAACCCGGATCTACGGTTTATTATTTCTAACACGACGGAGGCTGGCATTGCCTATCAGGGGGGCTGTACAAAGGATGACCGGCCGCCGGCCTCTTTCCCCGCGAAGGTGGCCCAGTTTCTGTATCACCGCTGGCGGTTTTTTAAGGGAGACCCCAACAAGGGGATAGTGCTTATTCCCTGTGAACTTATCGATCGCAATGGGGATACCCTGAAACGGGTGGTACTCCAATATGCCGCCGAATGGGGCTATGAAAAGGCCTTTACTGACTGGCTTGAAAAATCCTGTGCATTCTTGAATAGCCTGGTGGATCGAATCGTAACGGGTTACCCAAAAGAAGAAGCCCCTCTCCTGTGGGAAAAACTGGGGTACCAGGATGAACTTTTGGATACGGCGGAACCCTTTAATCTGTGGGTTATCGAAGGGGATAGCCGCTATGGAGAGGAACTTCCCTTCCATAAGGCGGGGTGTAATGTGTTGTGGGTCCCCGATATGACCCCCTATCGAACAAGGAAGGTACGCATCCTGAATGGGGCCCACACCGCCTCGGTTCTTATTGCGTACCTGGCGGGATTTAATACGGTAAAAGAGATGGTAGATAGCCCTGTCGGGAAGGCCTACCTGGAGCGACTCTTGTATCAGGAGGTAATGCCCCTACTTCCCCTTCCCAAAGAAGAGGTGGAAGCCTTTGCGGCCTCTACGCTGGAACGTTTTGCTAACCCCTATATCAAACATCGCCTCTTGGATATCAGTTTGAATTCGGTCTCTAAATATAAGGCCCGGGTACTTCCCTCTCTCTTGGAAGCCATCCAGGCGGGGAATAGCCGGGGAACTGCTCCTGCGCAGGCGGCGCCGGTCCTGGTCTTTTCTTTGGCGGCCCTTATCGCCTTTTACCGTGGTTCGGCCATGGAAAACAATGCCCTGGTGGGGAAACGGCAAGGGGAATCCTATCCTATCCGGGATGACCTCCCTGTCCTGGAAGCCTGTATGTCCTTATGGCAACAGTTTGAAAGGGCCCTCGCTGCGGGGGCTCCCCTCAACAAGGCGGCAGAGGAACTGGTACAGGCGGTTCTTGCCAGGACGGATTGGTGGGGCGAAGACCTCCGTTCCTATGGGGGCTTGCCCGACGCCGTGACCGCTGCCCTCATCCTCATCCTGGAAAAGGGTCCCCAGGCGGCGATGGAACAGGTGGCGTTCCGGGGTCGAATCGGTTAA
- a CDS encoding altronate dehydratase family protein, producing the protein MGVRYRLLSSRDSVLVAVDPIPRGTVITIEDEKGMRQVTARDDIPRGHKMALRDILQGEEIIKYGYPIGRAKTAIPAGGWVHTHSCGTQLEGTLEYSYRPAEETMEAFVRRMVPLTKDLPRTFAGYRRSNGKVGVRNEIWIIPTVGCVNQIAELVAQRAREILAREGLLAEKEKTGSASVAGGASTGQIDGVFTFPHPYGCSQLGTDHETTRRILANLTLHPNAGGVLVLGLGCENNTVSEFKKLLGNFDERRIRFLVAQELQDEVEEALQVVLDLARQAAEDRREEVPVSELVVGLKCGGSDGFSGITANPLVGTFSDRLVALGGTTILTEVPEMFGAETILMQRARDREIFEKTVHLINDFKEYFIRHDQVVYENPSPGNKEGGITTLEDKSLGCVQKGGTAPVCGVYPYGGMVDTHGLVLLSGPGNDIVSVTALAAAGAHLVLFTTGRGTPLGGPVPTVKIASNTALAEKKPHWIDFDAGRLLDLPGREERINLENEFYRLVLEVASGRPTKNEINGYREIAILKDGVTL; encoded by the coding sequence ATGGGTGTGCGATATCGGCTGTTATCTTCCCGGGATTCGGTGCTTGTGGCGGTAGATCCCATTCCCCGGGGAACAGTGATTACTATAGAAGATGAAAAGGGGATGCGACAGGTTACGGCCCGGGATGATATTCCCCGGGGGCACAAGATGGCCCTCCGGGATATTCTTCAAGGGGAAGAGATTATCAAGTATGGGTATCCCATTGGACGGGCCAAAACGGCTATTCCTGCGGGAGGCTGGGTACATACCCACAGTTGTGGAACCCAGCTTGAGGGTACCCTGGAGTATAGCTATCGCCCTGCAGAGGAAACCATGGAAGCCTTTGTCCGTCGTATGGTTCCGCTGACGAAGGACCTTCCCCGAACCTTTGCAGGATATCGTCGTTCTAATGGGAAGGTCGGGGTCCGCAACGAAATCTGGATTATTCCTACCGTGGGCTGTGTGAACCAGATCGCAGAACTCGTGGCCCAGCGGGCCCGGGAGATTCTTGCCCGGGAAGGCTTGCTCGCAGAAAAGGAAAAAACTGGATCGGCGTCCGTTGCTGGCGGAGCCTCGACGGGTCAGATCGATGGGGTTTTTACCTTTCCCCATCCTTATGGCTGTTCCCAATTAGGAACCGACCATGAAACCACCCGCCGGATTCTCGCAAACCTTACGCTGCATCCTAATGCGGGAGGGGTGTTGGTCCTGGGCCTGGGTTGTGAGAATAACACCGTCTCGGAGTTTAAAAAGCTCCTGGGAAATTTTGATGAGCGGCGGATCCGTTTCCTCGTGGCCCAGGAACTCCAGGACGAGGTGGAAGAAGCCCTGCAAGTAGTCCTGGATCTGGCCCGGCAGGCCGCTGAGGATCGACGGGAAGAAGTGCCGGTCTCCGAACTGGTGGTGGGTCTTAAGTGTGGCGGTTCCGATGGGTTTTCAGGGATCACCGCTAATCCCCTGGTGGGAACCTTTTCGGATCGCCTGGTGGCCCTGGGGGGAACCACCATTTTGACGGAGGTTCCCGAAATGTTTGGGGCCGAGACTATTCTCATGCAGCGCGCCCGGGACCGGGAAATCTTTGAAAAAACCGTGCACCTTATCAACGATTTTAAAGAATACTTTATCCGCCATGATCAGGTGGTGTATGAAAATCCCTCGCCGGGTAATAAAGAGGGGGGCATTACCACCCTGGAAGATAAATCCCTGGGCTGTGTCCAGAAGGGCGGCACCGCTCCGGTCTGTGGGGTCTATCCCTATGGAGGTATGGTGGATACCCATGGGCTCGTCCTGCTTTCTGGACCGGGGAACGACATCGTGTCGGTTACGGCCCTTGCGGCGGCGGGGGCCCACCTGGTACTCTTTACGACAGGAAGGGGGACGCCCCTGGGAGGTCCCGTCCCCACCGTAAAAATAGCGAGTAACACCGCCCTGGCGGAGAAAAAGCCCCACTGGATCGATTTTGATGCGGGGCGCCTCCTTGACCTGCCGGGGCGGGAGGAACGGATCAACCTGGAAAACGAGTTCTATCGTCTGGTCCTTGAAGTTGCCAGTGGGCGCCCCACGAAAAACGAGATAAATGGGTATCGGGAAATTGCCATCTTGAAAGATGGGGTTACCCTGTAA